A single Flavobacteriales bacterium DNA region contains:
- a CDS encoding membrane or secreted protein, whose translation MAKLMLIFGILAIAILGMAVRLLLVKNGEMRSGCAGKNPMLNKEGVTCSTCGAKPGEVCKSEN comes from the coding sequence ATGGCAAAACTCATGTTAATATTCGGAATTTTGGCAATAGCTATTTTAGGCATGGCCGTACGCCTATTATTGGTAAAAAACGGAGAAATGCGTTCGGGCTGTGCCGGTAAAAACCCCATGCTGAACAAAGAAGGCGTTACTTGCAGCACCTGTGGTGCCAAACCCGGCGAGGTTTGCAAAAGCGAGAACTAA
- the pepT gene encoding peptidase T: MTDTAKNIAERFMRYVQIDTQSDPFSTSFPSTDKQKNLSKLLVEELKYIGLVDAQLDEHGYVFATIPGNSSKNNIETVCFCSHVDTAPDCSGKDVNPILHNNFDGNDMVLPDDTSQIISTQNHPYLKERIGDDIITASGKTLLGADDKAGVAIIMELANYLTQHPEIIHGNIRILFTPDEEVGRGVEKLDMKKLNADVGYTLDGGERGSLEGDTFSANAMTVTFRGISSHPGYAKGKMVNSMKVLAHFMSLLPTENLCPENTSGNQGFVHPTGIKGDLETSSVDFLIRDFTTANLEKHQQVLVGLAEQTMAKYRGAKYEFVVKEQYRNMREVLNKHPHIEANAVEAMQRAGVEPRQDLVRGGTDGSRLSFMGLPCPNIFTGEMGIHSKHEYVSVQDMEAAMKTLVELVQIYEEKA; encoded by the coding sequence ATGACAGACACAGCAAAAAATATTGCAGAACGCTTTATGCGATATGTGCAAATAGATACGCAAAGCGACCCATTTAGCACGTCATTTCCATCAACAGATAAACAGAAAAATTTATCCAAATTGTTGGTGGAAGAGCTAAAATACATTGGACTTGTCGATGCACAACTTGATGAACACGGCTATGTTTTTGCTACCATTCCCGGCAATTCGTCTAAAAATAATATTGAAACGGTATGTTTTTGTTCGCATGTTGATACTGCCCCCGATTGCAGTGGAAAGGATGTAAATCCCATTTTGCACAATAATTTTGATGGTAATGATATGGTGCTTCCGGATGATACATCACAAATTATTAGCACGCAAAACCACCCTTATTTAAAAGAGAGAATTGGAGACGATATTATAACTGCTTCGGGCAAAACGTTGCTGGGTGCGGACGATAAAGCTGGAGTAGCCATTATTATGGAGCTGGCAAACTATCTGACACAACATCCGGAAATTATACACGGCAACATACGAATTTTGTTTACTCCTGATGAAGAAGTGGGGCGTGGTGTGGAGAAATTGGATATGAAAAAACTCAATGCCGATGTGGGTTATACACTCGATGGTGGCGAGCGTGGCTCGCTGGAAGGTGATACTTTTTCGGCCAATGCCATGACCGTTACCTTTAGAGGAATAAGTTCGCATCCGGGCTACGCCAAAGGCAAAATGGTAAACAGTATGAAAGTTTTGGCTCACTTTATGAGTCTTTTGCCTACCGAAAATCTTTGTCCGGAAAACACTTCTGGCAATCAAGGTTTTGTGCACCCAACGGGTATAAAAGGTGATTTAGAAACCTCTTCGGTTGATTTTTTAATTCGGGATTTTACCACAGCAAATTTGGAGAAACATCAACAAGTACTCGTCGGTTTGGCTGAGCAGACAATGGCAAAATATCGCGGTGCCAAATATGAATTTGTGGTAAAAGAGCAGTACCGAAATATGCGAGAAGTGCTTAATAAACACCCGCACATTGAGGCAAACGCAGTTGAGGCAATGCAACGGGCAGGAGTGGAGCCACGGCAAGATTTGGTAAGAGGTGGCACTGATGGGTCACGACTTTCGTTTATGGGTTTGCCATGCCCCAATATTTTTACGGGCGAAATGGGTATTCACAGCAAACATGAATATGTGAGCGTTCAGGATATGGAAGCGGCAATGAAAACGCTGGTGGAGTTGGTTCAGATTTACGAAGAAAAGGCCTAA